In Streptomyces sp. RFCAC02, the following proteins share a genomic window:
- a CDS encoding polysialyltransferase family glycosyltransferase — MSDVTGAKERGVDERAGRTQLFEVSTLYGAATLAAAIDAGLFEPARRVLLVSNNATVPEAAAALEEMTGWDRVVTRFDTVVSWNDTIYPNHPSLWAPEPADVPVWDRLLRGAWGIGDGPLDLVVESVHAKPAAALAEIFADASVEVYADGLMSYGPTRERLQWPTACRIRRLLHLDLIPGLAPMLLSEYEVPARVVPDAAFRAVLDEISGAAAPEAREAAPAGGRTAVLLGQYLAALNILTAAEEESLHERMLRGAAAAGCGTVVFKPHPTAPAQYSRTLEKAAADAGVRLTVLTEPMLAETVFDRFRPDLVVGCFSTALLTASAYYGVPIARVGTELVLSRLRPFQNSNRVPVTLVDAFLPDLEEERAGRVVTADTEAGAALQPLVRVIGFTMQPRMHAALRGEAERWLSEHQGGLAARYVKRSRLTALALPGGFASGVAGQLPGRRAALRFVRKVRGTAAKARR, encoded by the coding sequence ATGAGCGACGTAACGGGTGCGAAGGAGCGGGGCGTGGACGAGCGGGCCGGGCGGACACAGCTCTTCGAGGTGTCCACGCTGTACGGCGCGGCCACCCTCGCCGCCGCGATCGACGCCGGCCTGTTCGAGCCGGCGCGGCGCGTCCTGCTGGTCAGCAACAACGCGACCGTCCCCGAGGCGGCGGCCGCGCTGGAGGAGATGACCGGCTGGGACCGGGTCGTCACGCGGTTCGACACCGTGGTGAGCTGGAACGACACCATCTACCCGAACCACCCCTCCCTGTGGGCGCCGGAGCCGGCCGACGTCCCCGTGTGGGACCGGCTGCTGCGCGGGGCGTGGGGCATCGGGGACGGGCCGCTCGACCTGGTGGTGGAGTCGGTGCACGCCAAGCCGGCGGCGGCGCTGGCCGAGATCTTCGCCGACGCCTCGGTCGAGGTGTACGCGGACGGGCTGATGAGCTACGGGCCGACGCGCGAGCGGCTGCAGTGGCCGACGGCGTGCCGCATCCGGCGCCTGCTGCACCTGGACCTCATCCCGGGGCTCGCGCCGATGCTGCTGTCGGAGTACGAGGTGCCGGCGCGGGTCGTGCCGGACGCGGCGTTCCGCGCGGTCCTCGACGAGATCAGCGGCGCGGCGGCCCCGGAGGCGCGGGAGGCCGCCCCGGCGGGCGGGCGTACGGCCGTCCTGCTGGGCCAGTACCTGGCGGCCCTGAACATCCTGACGGCCGCCGAGGAGGAGTCGCTCCACGAGCGCATGCTGCGGGGTGCGGCGGCCGCCGGCTGCGGCACGGTCGTGTTCAAACCGCACCCGACCGCCCCCGCCCAGTACTCGCGCACGCTGGAGAAGGCGGCAGCCGACGCCGGCGTACGGCTGACCGTGCTGACCGAACCGATGCTCGCGGAGACCGTGTTCGACCGTTTCCGGCCTGACCTGGTCGTCGGGTGCTTCTCGACGGCGCTGCTGACGGCGTCCGCGTACTACGGCGTCCCGATCGCCCGGGTGGGCACGGAGCTGGTGCTGAGCCGGCTGCGGCCCTTCCAGAACAGCAACCGCGTCCCCGTGACGCTGGTGGACGCGTTCCTGCCGGACCTGGAGGAGGAACGGGCCGGCCGCGTGGTCACCGCCGACACGGAGGCCGGCGCGGCGCTGCAACCGCTCGTGCGGGTCATCGGGTTCACGATGCAGCCGCGCATGCACGCGGCGCTGCGCGGCGAGGCGGAGCGGTGGCTGTCCGAGCACCAGGGCGGCCTCGCGGCGCGCTACGTGAAGCGGAGCCGCCTGACGGCGCTCGCGCTCCCCGGCGGCTTCGCGTCGGGCGTGGCGGGCCAGCTGCCGGGCCGCAGGGCGGCACTGCGCTTCGTCCGCAAGGTCCGCGGCACGGCGGCGAAGGCCCGCCGCTGA
- a CDS encoding DUF4865 family protein: protein MYAKQYEITLPADYDMEIIRDRVAAGGHVLDDRAGLGLKAYVIRERGVGGSPVNQYAPFYLWNDPGAMAAFLVGGGGFQNIVRDFGRPAVHHWTGIAHVAGPARRATPRAASRRLTAAPPDSDADGTGLGPAEWIARETAALHTLAAHDGVHTAALALDPTHWQSMRFVLWADTAAEDGTATEHYEVLHLSSPGLAALPDGTTW from the coding sequence ATGTACGCGAAGCAGTACGAGATCACCCTGCCCGCCGACTACGACATGGAGATCATCCGTGACCGCGTCGCCGCCGGCGGACACGTCCTCGACGACCGGGCGGGGCTCGGCCTGAAGGCGTACGTCATCCGCGAACGCGGCGTCGGCGGCTCGCCGGTCAACCAGTACGCGCCGTTCTACCTGTGGAACGACCCGGGCGCGATGGCCGCGTTCCTGGTCGGCGGCGGCGGTTTCCAGAACATCGTCCGCGACTTCGGACGCCCGGCCGTGCACCACTGGACGGGCATCGCGCACGTCGCAGGACCGGCTCGCCGCGCGACTCCCCGTGCCGCGTCACGCCGCCTGACCGCGGCCCCGCCCGACAGCGACGCGGACGGCACGGGCCTCGGCCCGGCGGAATGGATCGCCCGGGAAACGGCCGCACTGCACACCCTGGCGGCCCACGACGGCGTGCACACCGCCGCACTGGCACTCGACCCGACCCACTGGCAGTCGATGCGCTTCGTCCTGTGGGCGGACACGGCGGCCGAGGACGGGACGGCGACCGAACACTACGAGGTGCTGCACCTGTCGTCCCCCGGCCTCGCAGCACTCCCCGACGGCACGACCTGGTGA
- a CDS encoding acyltransferase — MATTAATPAPGAAPAAGAPGTRPAREHRHDVDLLRLVASCTVILSHVAAAFLKAVDGDAANGSAAYWVGMTGDSAGSFAVPVFFAIAGWAVLVGAPPRDSRRLWQRVVRNTTPLFLWTAAYLGWAWLRGRNDEPVTDLAVRGLFGSIQPAYHLWFMYVYIPIVALLAFAALVKAGARPWGTGAALLGIACLPSALTTLGEITGHDAPSTGWGFTTYSVVYAVGGALVLSMPRRLPARHRRWLLLVAPAAVLGIIRYNTRIHYVIPNAHLFVAALTLAVMLLLCRVRVPERWRPRISRVAGAALGAYMVHVFFVEELVRPLIPTDAGLVATTGVFLGLLPVTIVLSYAVSMLWGRLGLRRILG; from the coding sequence ATGGCCACCACAGCAGCCACGCCGGCACCCGGCGCAGCGCCCGCCGCCGGAGCACCCGGCACGAGGCCCGCGCGGGAACACCGCCACGACGTCGACCTCCTGCGCCTCGTCGCCTCCTGCACGGTGATCCTGAGCCACGTCGCCGCCGCGTTCCTCAAGGCGGTCGACGGCGACGCGGCCAACGGATCCGCCGCCTACTGGGTCGGCATGACGGGCGACTCGGCCGGCTCGTTCGCCGTCCCCGTCTTCTTCGCGATCGCCGGCTGGGCCGTCCTCGTCGGCGCGCCGCCCCGCGACAGCCGCCGCCTGTGGCAGCGCGTCGTCCGCAACACCACGCCGCTGTTCCTGTGGACGGCCGCCTACCTGGGCTGGGCCTGGCTGCGCGGCCGGAACGACGAGCCCGTCACCGACCTCGCGGTGCGCGGCCTCTTCGGATCGATCCAGCCCGCGTACCACCTGTGGTTCATGTACGTGTACATCCCCATCGTGGCGCTGCTGGCGTTCGCCGCACTGGTGAAGGCGGGCGCGCGCCCCTGGGGGACGGGCGCCGCGCTCCTCGGCATCGCCTGCCTGCCCAGCGCCCTCACCACCCTCGGCGAGATCACCGGCCACGACGCCCCGTCCACAGGCTGGGGATTCACGACGTACTCCGTGGTGTACGCGGTGGGCGGCGCGCTCGTCCTGTCCATGCCGCGCCGCCTGCCCGCCCGCCACCGCCGGTGGCTGCTGCTCGTCGCACCGGCCGCCGTCCTCGGCATCATCCGGTACAACACGCGGATCCACTACGTCATCCCGAACGCCCACCTGTTCGTCGCCGCGCTGACGCTGGCCGTGATGCTGCTGCTGTGCCGCGTCCGCGTGCCGGAGCGCTGGCGGCCCCGCATCTCCCGCGTCGCCGGAGCGGCGCTCGGCGCGTACATGGTGCACGTCTTCTTCGTCGAGGAACTGGTCCGCCCGCTGATCCCGACGGACGCCGGCCTCGTCGCGACGACCGGCGTGTTCCTCGGCCTGCTGCCGGTCACCATCGTCCTGTCGTACGCGGTCAGCATGCTGTGGGGCCGCCTGGGCCTGCGCCGCATCCTGGGCTGA
- a CDS encoding ABC transporter permease, which translates to MSTLAHALHDSTTMLRRNLIHAIRYPAVGFGSAMMPILMLLLFVYAFGDPIGAGMGGGRDVYLEYLTPGIIIMGVAAGSMSTSIAVCSDMTEGIINRFRTMDITRSSFMTGHVIGSVVQTMLCAVPVVGVALAVGFRSDATPVEWLAAAGLLAAIAFAVTWLSAALGLISKTVESASNKPLLIQFLPFLGSAFVPAESMSPGLRWFAENQPFTPMTETLRGLLSGSEIGNDGWISLAWCAGIGLVGYFWSRSLFNGATKR; encoded by the coding sequence ATGAGCACCCTCGCCCACGCCCTGCACGACTCGACGACGATGCTGCGGCGCAACCTGATCCACGCGATCCGCTACCCGGCCGTGGGATTCGGCAGCGCCATGATGCCGATCCTGATGCTGCTGCTGTTCGTGTACGCGTTCGGCGACCCGATCGGCGCCGGGATGGGCGGCGGCCGGGACGTGTACCTGGAGTACCTGACGCCCGGCATCATCATCATGGGCGTGGCCGCCGGCTCCATGTCGACCTCGATCGCGGTCTGCTCCGACATGACCGAGGGCATCATCAACCGCTTCCGGACGATGGACATCACCCGCTCGTCGTTCATGACGGGGCACGTCATCGGCAGCGTCGTCCAGACGATGCTGTGCGCCGTCCCGGTCGTGGGCGTCGCGCTCGCCGTCGGCTTCCGGTCGGACGCGACCCCCGTGGAGTGGCTGGCGGCAGCGGGCCTCCTCGCCGCCATCGCGTTCGCCGTCACCTGGCTGTCGGCGGCGCTCGGCCTGATCTCGAAGACCGTCGAGTCCGCGAGCAACAAGCCGCTGCTGATCCAGTTCCTCCCGTTCCTCGGCTCCGCGTTCGTGCCGGCCGAGTCGATGTCCCCCGGCCTGCGCTGGTTCGCCGAGAACCAGCCGTTCACCCCGATGACGGAGACGCTGCGCGGCCTGCTCTCCGGCTCGGAGATCGGCAACGACGGCTGGATCTCCCTCGCCTGGTGCGCCGGCATCGGGCTGGTCGGCTACTTCTGGTCGCGCTCGCTGTTCAACGGCGCCACCAAGCGCTGA
- a CDS encoding ATP-binding cassette domain-containing protein, with product MPTSTRAGGRPAPAAVSAVGLRKSYGEKTVLDGIDLRIPAGSVFALLGPNGAGKTTTVEILSTLTAADGGEAQVAGHSITTAPARVRSAIGVTGQFAALDDLLTAEENLLLMADLLRLRKRDGRSRAAALLKRFGMADVAHKRAATFSGGMRRRLDLAMTLVGDPEVIFLDEPTTGLDPRSRRTMWDMVRSLVAGGTTVFLTTQYLEEADQLADRIAVLDGGRIVAEGTADDLKTRVPGGHVRLRFTDPDEYGRAAAALPDAAREDTDLVLRVAGDGDLDALRALLDRLGTAGVRAADLSVHTPDLDDAFLALTGDGTTTGPRPTEETPR from the coding sequence ATGCCCACGTCCACCCGGGCGGGCGGCCGTCCGGCACCGGCCGCCGTCTCCGCCGTCGGCCTGCGCAAGTCGTACGGCGAGAAGACCGTCCTCGACGGCATCGACCTGCGCATCCCGGCCGGCTCGGTCTTCGCGCTGCTCGGCCCGAACGGCGCGGGAAAGACCACCACCGTGGAGATCCTGTCCACCCTCACCGCCGCCGACGGCGGCGAGGCCCAGGTCGCGGGCCACAGCATCACCACGGCACCGGCCCGGGTGCGCTCCGCGATCGGCGTCACCGGGCAGTTCGCCGCACTGGACGACCTGCTCACCGCGGAGGAGAACCTGCTCCTCATGGCCGACCTGCTGCGCCTGCGCAAGCGCGACGGCCGCTCCCGCGCCGCGGCGCTGCTGAAGCGGTTCGGCATGGCGGACGTCGCGCACAAGCGGGCCGCGACGTTCTCCGGCGGCATGCGGCGCCGGCTCGACCTCGCCATGACGCTGGTCGGAGACCCCGAGGTGATCTTCCTCGACGAGCCGACGACCGGCCTCGACCCCCGCAGCCGCCGCACGATGTGGGACATGGTGCGCTCCCTGGTCGCGGGCGGCACCACCGTCTTCCTCACCACCCAGTACCTGGAGGAGGCCGACCAGCTCGCCGACCGGATCGCCGTGCTCGACGGCGGCCGGATCGTCGCCGAGGGCACCGCCGACGACCTCAAGACGCGCGTCCCCGGCGGCCATGTGCGCCTGCGGTTCACCGACCCCGACGAGTACGGGCGCGCCGCCGCCGCCCTCCCGGACGCGGCCCGCGAGGACACGGACCTCGTCCTGCGGGTCGCCGGCGACGGCGATCTCGACGCGCTGCGCGCCCTGCTCGACCGGCTCGGCACCGCCGGCGTCCGCGCCGCCGACCTCTCCGTCCACACCCCCGACCTGGACGACGCGTTCCTCGCCCTCACCGGCGACGGCACCACCACCGGCCCGCGCCCCACCGAGGAGACCCCCCGATGA
- a CDS encoding DUF4097 family beta strand repeat-containing protein, producing MPSFDTHGPISVTAHVDAGSVTFAASDRPDTVVEVLPRDPERSQDVRAAEQTEVTCANGALTIRTPKQRNLFGRTGTVDVTVGLPAGSRVDATGAWTQVLGEGRLGEVSVRTSAGDVRLDTTGPLRLTASHGALTVRRVEGDAEITTSSGSLRVGTVEGAAVLKNSHGSTTVEAVMGELRVRGANGDIDIRRAEGSVTAVTAHGAVRVGEVARGTVQLETAFGAIEVGIREGTAAWLDVSSTSGQVRNGLDAAGAPEAAGDTVEVRARTRYGSIDILRAMP from the coding sequence GACACCGTCGTCGAGGTGCTGCCCCGCGACCCGGAGCGGAGCCAGGACGTCCGGGCGGCCGAGCAGACGGAGGTCACCTGCGCGAACGGCGCCCTGACGATCAGGACCCCGAAGCAGCGCAACCTGTTCGGCCGCACCGGCACCGTGGACGTGACGGTCGGCCTGCCCGCCGGATCGCGCGTCGACGCCACCGGCGCCTGGACGCAGGTGCTCGGTGAGGGCCGGCTCGGCGAGGTGAGCGTGCGGACCTCGGCCGGCGACGTCCGCCTCGACACCACGGGCCCGCTGCGGCTGACCGCGTCGCACGGCGCGCTCACCGTGCGGCGGGTCGAGGGCGACGCCGAGATCACCACCAGCTCCGGCAGCCTGCGCGTCGGCACCGTCGAGGGGGCCGCCGTCCTGAAGAACTCGCACGGCTCCACGACGGTCGAGGCCGTGATGGGCGAGCTGCGGGTGCGCGGCGCCAACGGCGACATCGACATCCGGCGCGCCGAGGGCTCGGTCACCGCCGTCACCGCGCACGGCGCCGTCCGGGTGGGCGAGGTGGCGCGCGGCACCGTCCAGCTGGAGACCGCGTTCGGCGCCATCGAGGTCGGCATCCGCGAGGGCACGGCCGCCTGGCTCGACGTCAGCTCCACCTCGGGCCAGGTGCGCAACGGGCTCGACGCGGCCGGTGCGCCCGAGGCGGCCGGCGACACCGTCGAGGTCCGCGCCCGCACCCGGTACGGCAGCATCGACATCCTCCGCGCCATGCCCTGA